Within Pseudomonas cichorii, the genomic segment GACCATCAGCGTCAACTCCACACTGATGGGTCATGAAGTCGCACAGGCTCTATTGCGCCGTTTTGAAGGCGATACCTCGATCACCCACTTCGACAGTGGCTTCTCGCTGATCGAACGCGCCAGCACCTGATCCCTCTCTTTTTTCAAAAAAATGCTGCACTGGGCTTGAATGATAACGTTATCTGAACAATGATAACGTTATCGTTGTACGACAACGTATGAGAACTCAAAACCTGCTCACGCCTATCTACCCGCATAAAAATAACTAGTGGGAGCGTCATACATGCAAGAACCCAAGAAAACCCGTGCCCGGTATCTGATCCTGCTCATGCTGTTTCTGGTGACCACGATCAACTTTGCCGACCGCGCCACCATCTCGATTGCCGGGTCCAGCATCCAGAAAGACCTGGGCATCGACTCCATCACCCTCGGCTACATCTTTTCCGCTTTCGGTTGGGCCTATGTGCTTGGCCAGATTCCCGGCGGCTGGCTGCTGGACCGCTTCGGCTCCAAGAAGGTCTACGCGGCAAGCATCTTCACCTGGTCGCTGTTTACCCTGCTGCAAGGCTATATCGGTGAGTTCGGGGTCGGTACAGCGGTGGTCGTTCTGATCCTGCTGCGCATGATGGTCGGCCTGGCTGAAGCGCCCTCCTTTCCGGGTAATGCGCGCATCGTGGCTTCCTGGTTCCCCACCAAGGAACGCGGTACAGCCTCGGCGATTTTCAACTCGGCCCAGTACTTCGCAACGGCCCTGTTCGCGCCGCTGATGGGCTGGATCGTCTACCGCTTCGGCTGGCAGTACGTATTCATCTTCATGGGTGCCATAGGCATCGTGTTCTCGATGATCTGGCTGCGGGTCATCTACAGCCGCTGGCCAATGCTGAAGAAGTCCGCTACATCGCCGAGAACGGCGGCCTGATCGATCTCGATGACAAGAAAAAGAAAACCGACGCTGGTCCGAAATGGGATTACATCCGTCAATTGCTCACCAACCGCATGATGGCCGGCGTCTATCTCGGACAGTTCTGCATCAACTCGCTGACGTACTTCTTCCTGACCTGGTTCCCTGTGTACCTGGTCCAGGAGCGCGGTATGACCATCCTCAAGGCCGGGCTCATCGCTTCGCTGCCCGCCATTTGCGGCTTTCTCGGTGGCGTGTTGGGCGGTGTGTTCTCGGACATGCTGCTGCGTCGCGGCAATTCCCTGAGCGTGGCGCGCAAGACACCTATTGTCGTCGGCATGCTGCTGTCGATGTCGATGATCATCTGCAACTACGTCGAAGCTGACTGGATGGTTGTCGCCTTCATGGCACTGGCCTTTTTCGGCAAGGGCGTCGGAGCACTGGGCTGGGCGGTGGTGTCCGATACCTCGCCAAAACAGATCGCAGGTCTGGCCGGTGGCCTGTTCAACACCATCGGCAACATCTCCTCGATCACGACGCCTATCGTGATCGGCTACATCATCGCCGCTACGGGCTCGTTCAAGATGGCGCTGGTATTTGTCGGTGCCAACGCCTTGATTGCGGCCATCAGCTATCTGTTCATCGTCGGCGATATCAAACGCATCAATCTCAAAGGGATCAGTGATCCGCTGGAAGACAAGCCGCTACAGGCCGATTCGCCAGCCGCGCCTCACACTCCCCGCTGACTCACAACAAGAAAGGACTTTGATTCATGACTGTTCAGACTTCAAATCAGGCAACACACGGCGCACCGGTCATCACAGAACTGCAGGTCGTTCCCGTTGCGGGCCACGACAGTATGCTGCTCAACCTCAGCGGTGCCCATAGCCCGTACTTCACACGAAATGTGCTGATCCTCAAGGACAACGCCGGCCATATCGGCGTCGGTGAAGTGCCGGGCGGCGAAGGCATTCGCAAGACCCTGGAGGATGCCAGGGGCCTGCTGCTCGGTCAGTCCATCGGCAATTATCAGCACCTGCTCAAGCAGGTCCGCACAGCCTTTGCCGATCGCGACGTCGGCGGACGTGGCCTGCAGACCTTCGACCTGCGTATCACTATCCATGCGGTCACTGCCGTGGAGTCGGCCCTGCTGGATCTGCTTGGCCAGCATCTGGAGGTGCCGGTGGCCGCCCTGCTCGGCGAAGGCCAGCAACGGGATGCGGTGGAAATGCTGGGTTACCTGTTCTATGTCGGCGACCGCACCCGAACCGATCTGGCCTATCGCTCGGAGGCCGATGCCGATAACGCCTGGTTCCGCCTGCGCAATGAGGAAGCATTGACTCCGGAAAAGATCGTCAGCTTGGCTGAAGCAGCCTACGAGCGTTATGGCTTCAAGGATTTCAAGCTCAAGGGCGGCGTATTGCGCGGCGATGAGGAAATCGAAGCGGTCACCGCCCTGACCGAGCGTTTCCCGGAGGCGCGCATCACTCTGGACCCGAACGGTGCCTGGTCATTGAAAGAAGCCATCCGCCTGTGCCGGGACCAGCATCATGTGCTGGCTTACGCCGAAGACCCATGTGGCGCGGAAAACGGTTTCTCTGGCCGTGAGGTCATGGCCGAGTTTCGTCGCGCCACGGGTTTGCGCACTGCAACCAACATGATCGCGACCGACTGGCGTCAGATGGGTCACGCCATTCAATTGCAGTCGGTGGATATTCCGCTGGCCGACCCGCACTTCTGGACTATGCAGGGTTCGGTACGTGTGGCACAGATGTGCAACGAGTGGGGCCTGACCTGGGGCTCGCATTCCAATAACCACTTCGATATTTCCCTGGCGATGTTCACTCAGGTCGCGGCTGCCGCTCCTGGCCAGATCACGGCCATCGACACTCACTGGATCTGGCAGGATGGACAGCGCCTGACCAGAGAACCGCTGAAAATCGAGGGAGGACTTGTGGCCGTGCCGAAAAAGCCGGGCCTCGGGATCGAACTGGATATGGACGCTCTGCAAAAGGCCCATGAAGTCTACAAAGGCATGGGCCTGGGTGCCCGTGACGACGCTATGGCCATGCAGTACCTGATTCCAGACTGGACGTTCAACAACAAGCAGCCTTGCCTGGTGCGCTGATCGGTTCACAGTTGTAGGTCCGAAACTGGCCACTCAGTTGGCAGCCGGCGCACAACCCCCTTGTGCGCCGTTTTTTATCAAGGCCTGCAGACCCTGACGTATATTCTGCCAAAGTCGTAAACATGTAACAGGATGCGTACAAAATCTGAGACACAGCCTCGCTCCCGGAAGCTAAAAACGACTTCATATAGAAGCTACAAGCTGTTGATTTAATGGGGCTATCGCGCAACAGATCAAGTCCTCTCGCGCTATCGCCATCGGTCAAAAGCCTGGCGATTCATTACCTCAAAATGTATATACAAGCAATCACGCATATTCACATTCGTGACCGGGATCTCTTTATTGACGTCGAAAATGGGTCCCGCTACATCATCATGGATGAAAAAATGCCCCATAACCTGTTTCCGCAAATTGGCCCAGTTATCGCCAGTATTGGTACTCGGAATTTCTCACGTGCGTTTCAGGAACTGATCAATACGCAGCTTGGAATCGATGCCGCACATCTTCACGCGCTGCCACAGCCCCTGCAAATTGAGCATTCTTCCGCTCGTGCGGTGTTTGACGAAACGGTAACTTCACCGCGCAACCTCAGCCTTTTCACCGACTCGGTCCATCTTTACCCGACGCTGGAGTCCAATGGTTACTGCTGCCGAATCACGGTCTTTCGTGCGCCACCTTCACCTTGTTTCTCCGCTGGCGAGCGTCGTCGGTTGAAAGACATCTCGCCGTTCCTGTTTTCGATCCTCGAGAAACATGTGGAAGCCTTGCAGGCTGTCCTGTCCAGGGCCGAAGCCAACAAGACTGAAAGCCTTGAAGACCGCTTCCACGAGCGCCTTCGCGAAACCGGCCTGACGCTTTCCGAGCGGGAAACACAGGTCTGTCTCGGGCTGCTGGCCGGGCATACGGCCCTTGAGCAGGCCGAGCGTTTGACGCTGAAGGTCAATACCGTGGGCAGTTATCAGCGCCGCGCCGCCGTCAAGCTGGGGATCAGCGGGCGCAATTCACTGATGCGCTGGATGTACGCGTCGTCCGAAGGCATTTCCATAGCCAACTGAAGCTCTGGACCTGCCCTCGGACGCGGTTTTCAATCCCGTGCCAACGCTTCGATCGGATCAAGCCTTGCCGCATTGCGTGCCGGTACAAAGCCGAACAGCACGCCAATCAGTGTCGAACAGGCGAAGGCGGTGACGATCGAAGCCGGTGAGAACACCATTTCCCACTGTTTGACGAACAGCGTGAACAGGTAGCCGATCCCGTAAGACAGGGCGATACCGATAACCCCGCCGATCAGGCATACCATCACGGCCTCCACCAGAAACTGCTGGCGGATATCAGACTGGCGAGCACCGACGGCCATGCGGATACCGATCTCGCGGGTCCGCTCGGTCACCGACACCAGCATGATGTTCATCACCCCTATACCACCGACCACCAGGGAAATCACCGCAATCAGCGACAACAGCAAGGTCAGCGAGCGACTGGTTTTCTGCACGGTCTGCATGACGCTGTCGAGGTTATTGGTGAAGAAGTCCTTGGTGCCATGGCGCTGCAGCATGAGGGCCTTGATCTCTTCCTCCACCTGCTTGCTCGGCATGCCGTCCTTGACCCGCACACTGATGCTGTCCAGATGGCGCTGGCCCAGCACGCGACCGGCTGCCGTCTCGTAAGGCATCCAGATATTGAGGGTATTGCCGGCGATGAACAGGTTCTTGTGATCGCTGGTAACGCCAATCACCGTGCACGGCAGATTGCCGATCAGGATCACCTTCCCCAACGGATTTACACCCGGCCCGAACAGCCGCTGAGCGGTGTTGTGATCGAGCACCACCACCTGGGCCTGACGCCGTGCATCCTGCTCGTTGAAGGTGATGCCTGCCGCCAACTGGATGTTGCGCACCTGGAAGTACCGGTTGCTGACGCCGTTGAGCTGGGCATCGACGTCAATGTTGCGGTAGCGCACCAGCATGCTTCGACCGACCACCGGCGTAGCGCTGTCGATGTAATACATCCGATTGAGCGCCGCGACGTCGGACGGTAACAGGGTTTCGATGGACTTGGCCCGGCTGTCACCGAAGTTGCTGCCCGCGTAGATATCGATGGTGTTGCTGCCGATGGCCTGGATGTCCTTGAGCACGTAGCGCTTGGCACCTTCGCCAATGGCCGAGATGGACACGACCGAAGTGATACCGATGATGATCCCGAGCATGGTCAGCAAGGTGCGCATGCGGTGCGAAATCAGGGCGATCCAGGCCATGTTGAAAGCTTCGCGAAACAGACCGAGGCTGACACCCAGGCGCCGGGCCGCGCCCTCATGCTGCAACTGAGGCTCGGGTTCGGGCGCAGCCTGTGCCTTCTGCACCGTTCGCTGGTCACTGATGATCTCGCCGTCACTGACTTCGATGATGCGCTCGGCGTGGGCCGCGACCTTGGGGTCGTGGGTGACCAGAATCACTGTATGGCCGAGGCCATGCAGCTCAAGAAGGATGTTCATCACCTCCTTGCCGCTGGCGGTATCCAGGGCGCCGGTGGGTTCGTCGGCCAGAATTACCTGACCGCCGTTCATCAAGGCGCGGGCAATACTCACCCGTTGCTGCTGCCCACCGGACATCTGGCTCGGCCTGTGCGACAGGTGCCCACTGAGCCCCAGGCGCGTCAGCAACTCTGACGCACGCTGATGCCGCTGCGCCTGGGATTTGCCGGCATACACAGCCGGGATCTCGACGTTGCGCACGGCATCCAGGTGCGGCAGCAAGTGATAGCGCTGGAAAATGAAACCGAAATGGTCACGACGCAGCGCCGCCAGTTCCTCATCATCGAGGTCACGGGTTTCCTGGCCGTTGACCTTGTAGCTGCCGCCGCTGGCATGGTCCAGACACCCAAGGATATTCATCAGCGTCGACTTGCCCGAGCCCGAGGCACCGATGATCGCCACCAGCTCGCCTGCATGAATCGCCAGATCGATGTGCTTGAGTGCCAGAAACTCGCGGTCTCCGGCCATGAAACTGCGGCTGACACCTTGCAGGTGCAGGATCGGGCTGCCTGTATCGATCGTCGTCTCGTGGAGAGCTGCAACCTCTACCTTCTGGTTCATGCTCAGGACCCCGCCACGGTCGCTGACGGATCGGCGATGACCACCTGATCACCTTCGGCGAGCCCGTTCTTGATCTCCACCTGAACGTTATTGTTGATCCCGGTCTGAACCTTGCGCTCCTGGGCGAAACCGCTCTTGTCCAGGACACGAACGGTGTAGACACCTTCTGCATCGCGATTGCCCAGCGCGGCCACCGGCATGCTCAGGGCATTCTTGGCGGTGTCGAGAACGATACGCACCTGAGCGGTCATGGAGATGCGCAGGCGATGATCGAGGTTCGGCACTTCAAACAACGCGTTATAGAACACTGCCGAGTTCTGCTTGGATGACGAACCGCTGCCTTCGGTTTCCAGGTAGTCCTGTGGCGCTGGCTCGGTGCCGCGCAGCGTGGCGTAGTAGCGTTTCTCTTCACCCAGAATCGTGAAGTAGACCTCCTGACCCGTGCTGATATGAATCACGTCCGCCTCGGAAACCTGAGCCTTGATGGTCATGGTGTCCAGGTCCGCCAGCTTGAGCAGTACCGGCGCAAGTTGCTGGGCGATAACGGTCTGGCCTTCCTGGGTCACGATACCTACCACGTCGCCGTCGATGGGCGCGACGATGCGGGTATAGCCCAGATTGACCTTGGCCGTGTCGATCTGCACCTGGGCGCTTTTGATCTGCGCATCCAGGGCGCTGACGTTGGCTTGCTGCACTTCATAGTCGGACTCGGCATTCTCGAAGTCCTGACGGGAAATAGACTGATCGGTCTGTAATTCCTTGTAGCGATCATAAAGGCGCTTGGCCTGTTTCATCTGGGCTCTGGCCGAGAGCCGGTCGGCCTGCAGCTTTTCCTCGTCCACTTCGGCCTGACGCAAGGTGTTGCGCAGTACCAGGGGGTCGATTTCAGCCAGCCACTGGCCCTTCTTGACCTTGTCTCCCAGCTTGACCTTGAGCGACTTCATCTGCCCGGAAACCTGGGCACCGACGTCAACCTGCTTGATGCCTTCCAGCACGCCCGTGGCCAATACGGCGTTCTCGATGTCGCTTCGCTCGACCCTGGCGGTGATGTAGGTCGGCGGCTTGGCCGGAGCTTCGATGGCATACAACACGGCACCCGCCACCAATACCAGGGCAGTACCCAATCCAACCTTACGCAATTTCGACTTGTTCATAGATGCCCACTGATACTTGAAGATCGCGCCCACCAAACGGGGCGGTAACTGACTTTTCGGTGTTCTGTGCAGCAGAGCTTCCCGCGCTCATCGGCGGGAAGCTCCTTTCTTCATGGCCTCATGACAGCGTTTCCTCGACCCCGACTGTCAGCCTGTCGTACCACCATGCAGCGAGGCTGTAGACGTCTGGCGCCTTGAGGATGCTGAAGTGGTTGCCCGGGCCATCCCAGATCGCCAGTTGCGGCAACAGATGCTGCCAGCCGACAGCCATGGCGGCCTGCTCGATCAGGTTGGCTTCGGCATCCAGGCGCGTGTCCGTCACCCGCACCAGACTGGCCGGCCCGGTGTAGCCCTGGCCTGGCAGGTAAACGGTGCGCAAGGCCGTGGCGAAGGTGCGGAAGATCCCGTGCAGAGCTTGTGGCGCCAGGCGTGGCGGCAACAGGCCGGCACGAACCATAGCTTCCTGCAGCATCCGCAACTGGGTGGCATCATCGCCGTCGGTGAAGCCTTGCTGGTCAAGGTCCAGACGCTTGCCGCTGGAAATCTGCAGCGCCTCAATCAGCTCCTTCAACGCCGCTGTGGTGGTGTAAGGCTTGCTGAGCACGCCTTGGCCGCCGGGCGCTTCGCTGTCGATCAGCGTCAGGGAAGCCACTTCCCGGCCACGTGCCTGAAGCTTCACCGCCATGGCATGAGCCGCCCAGCCACCAAAGGAATGGCCGACCAGATGCAGCGGACCTTGCGGGTAGAAATCCTCGATTTCCTGCACGTAACGGTCTGCCGCGGCCTCGACCTGGCTATGGGGAACGCTGCGCCCGTCCAGGCCACGTGGTTGCAGGCCGTAGATCGGCCAGTCCGGCCCGAATGCCTCCACCAAGCCGATAAAGCTGGTGACGCTGTCACCGGCACCCGGTATGCAGAACAGCGGAGTCTTGCCGTTCTTGCCGCTCTGGATCGCCAGCAAGGCCTGATAGCCAGGCGCTGCCGTAGCCTTGGCAGGTTCCACCGCCAGCACCTGAGCGATGGCTTGACCCAGCACTTGCACATGAGGTGCCTGCATCATGGTCTGGTGATCGCCCGGCACATCGATGCTGTGCAGTTGACCCGGTTGCAAGGCCTCGGCCCACCCCAGGGTCGCGCTGGTTCCGGCCGGCGCCATCGGACGCTCCTCGGCACGGAACTGGTGCACCGCCAGGCTGATGGGCTCCAGTCGGTAATGGGCCAGGGCATGACCATGGGCCACTTCCCGCTCAAGGAAGTGCTGCAGTTGCTGATCGCTGGCCTGAGCCAGTTCCGGATGCAGCAGTTGTTCGTCGCGACACAGCAACAGCAGCGCCTCGAAGCCCGGCATGGCCGGCTGCTCCAGAATGGAAGCCAGACGCGCCAGTGGTGCAACACCCGCTTCGCCCTGAGCCTTCCAGTGCGCGGTGCAGTGCGACAGCAGTTGCCGCTCCAGCAGGTTCGGCCCTTGCCAGCGCGCCTTGCCCTGATCGGTCAGACGCGGCACGTAGGTGTCGATCAGGCCCAGGAAGTCGACCTTCTCGTCCATGCCCAGCAGTTGCGTGGCAACTTCATAAGCCAGCACCCCGCCGAACGACCAGCCAGCCAGACGGTACGGGCCCTGTGGCTGCACGTCGCGAATCAGCCCAACCAGACGCGCCGCCAGGCATTCCATGGTGTGCAGTTGCGGTTGCCCCAGGCCAATGCCCGGCAATCCGTAGATCGGGAAGTCGCCTTCCAGGTGACGGCCCAGCACCGGGAAGTAGGCATCCAGGCCGGTGAAGTCATGGACCAGGAACAACGGCGACTGTTTGCCGTCCGCACGCACGGTAATAACCTCTTCAGCTTCTGTCGGCCCGGCTGGACGCTGGTCAAGCAGACCGGCCAGCGCAGCGATACTGGAGTGCTGGAACAGCTCGGCCAGAGTCAGCGGCACACCGGACTTCTGGATCAGGCTGACCAGACGGATCGCCGACAGGGAATGACCGCCCAGCTCGAAGAAGCTGTCGTGTCGCCCTACTCGCTCGACTTCCAGCACCTCGGCCCACAGTTCGGCCAGACGTTCTTCCAGCAGTGTTTCTGGTGCCTGATAGGTGGCAGTCGCCATGGCATCCAGGCTCGGTACCGGCAGCGCACGGCGGTCAACCTTGCCGTTCTGGGTCAGTGGCAGTGCATCGAGGCCGACATAAGCGGCTGGCACCATGTATTCCGGCAAGCGGCCCAACAGATGGGTGCGCAAGGTGCTGCCGTCGAGTTCAGGGTCCAGACGGGTGAAGTACGCCACCAGACGCAACGCCCCCTGTTCCAGACGCTGGGTGGTGACCACGACTTCGCCGATGCCTGGGCACAGAGCCAGTTGCTGCTCGATCTCGCCCAGTTCGATACGCACACCGCGGATCTTCACCTGATCGTCGTTACGGCCCAGGTATTCCAGGGTTCCGTCGACCAGCCAGCGCACCAGGTCGCCGGTGCGATACATCCGTGCTTGCGGCTGCGCAGTGAACGGATCGTCGAGGAAGCGCTCGGCGGTCAGGTCCGGACGGTTCAGGTAGCCACGAGCAACACCGGCACCGCCGATGTACAACTCGCCCGGCACGCCCAGCGGCACCGGCTGCTGACGTTCGTTCAGCACATAAAGACGGGCATTGGTCACCGGCTTGCCGATGTGCAGCACGCCGCCCACTTCCATGGTCCCGGAACTGGCCACGACTGTGGCTTCGGTCGGACCGTAGTTGTTCACTACGGCAAAGCCCGGATCGCGGTTGAAGTTACGCAGGCGGTCGCCACCGATCAGCAAGGTGCGCAGGGTCGGATGACGCAGCTCGCGGCTGAAAGCGTACTCGGCCACCGGCGTCGGCAGGAAGGACACTTGCAGCGGCTGAGCCAGCCACCAGTCAAGCAGCGTATCAAGCTGTTCGTTTTCCACCTCGGCTGGTGGAATGTGCAGCACGGCACCGGCACACAGAGCTGGCCAGATTTCCCAGGCCGTGGCATCGAAGCCAAAACCCGCCACGCTGGCGGTGTGGCTGCCAGCTTTCAAGTCGAAGGCCTGGCAATGCCAGTCCACCAGATTGTTCAGGGTGTGGTGTTCGACCATCACGCCCTTGGGCAGGCCGGTAGAGCCCGAGGTGTAGATCACATAGGCCAGGTTGGCCGAGGTCAGGCCCGGAACCAGCGGGTTCTCTGGACTGGCCGCCCAGTCCGCACGATCAAGGGCAATCACCGGCACCGGCAGTTCAGGCAGACGCGCCAGCAGGTCGAGCTGAGTCAGCACTACTACCGGCTCACTGTTCTCCAGCAGGTAGCTGATGCGGTCGTCCGGATGGCCAGGGTCGACCGGCACATAACCCGCGCCCGCCTTGAGCACAGCCAGCAGGCAGACCAGGGTTTCCAGCCCGCGACGGGCAACCACCGCCACCCGATCATCCGGGCGCACGCCTTGGCCGATCAGGTGATGGGCCAGCGCATTGGCACGGCGATTCAACTCGCTGTAGCTCAAGTGATGACCGCCCACTTGCGCGGCAATGGCATCAGGCTGCACAACCGCCTGCTGCTCGATGCGCTGGTGAACGGTCAGTGCCGTTTCATGCTCGGCCAGGTGATCGTTGAAGCCTTCC encodes:
- the gudD gene encoding glucarate dehydratase, translating into MTVQTSNQATHGAPVITELQVVPVAGHDSMLLNLSGAHSPYFTRNVLILKDNAGHIGVGEVPGGEGIRKTLEDARGLLLGQSIGNYQHLLKQVRTAFADRDVGGRGLQTFDLRITIHAVTAVESALLDLLGQHLEVPVAALLGEGQQRDAVEMLGYLFYVGDRTRTDLAYRSEADADNAWFRLRNEEALTPEKIVSLAEAAYERYGFKDFKLKGGVLRGDEEIEAVTALTERFPEARITLDPNGAWSLKEAIRLCRDQHHVLAYAEDPCGAENGFSGREVMAEFRRATGLRTATNMIATDWRQMGHAIQLQSVDIPLADPHFWTMQGSVRVAQMCNEWGLTWGSHSNNHFDISLAMFTQVAAAAPGQITAIDTHWIWQDGQRLTREPLKIEGGLVAVPKKPGLGIELDMDALQKAHEVYKGMGLGARDDAMAMQYLIPDWTFNNKQPCLVR
- a CDS encoding helix-turn-helix transcriptional regulator, translating into MPHNLFPQIGPVIASIGTRNFSRAFQELINTQLGIDAAHLHALPQPLQIEHSSARAVFDETVTSPRNLSLFTDSVHLYPTLESNGYCCRITVFRAPPSPCFSAGERRRLKDISPFLFSILEKHVEALQAVLSRAEANKTESLEDRFHERLRETGLTLSERETQVCLGLLAGHTALEQAERLTLKVNTVGSYQRRAAVKLGISGRNSLMRWMYASSEGISIAN
- a CDS encoding MacB family efflux pump subunit, with the translated sequence MNQKVEVAALHETTIDTGSPILHLQGVSRSFMAGDREFLALKHIDLAIHAGELVAIIGASGSGKSTLMNILGCLDHASGGSYKVNGQETRDLDDEELAALRRDHFGFIFQRYHLLPHLDAVRNVEIPAVYAGKSQAQRHQRASELLTRLGLSGHLSHRPSQMSGGQQQRVSIARALMNGGQVILADEPTGALDTASGKEVMNILLELHGLGHTVILVTHDPKVAAHAERIIEVSDGEIISDQRTVQKAQAAPEPEPQLQHEGAARRLGVSLGLFREAFNMAWIALISHRMRTLLTMLGIIIGITSVVSISAIGEGAKRYVLKDIQAIGSNTIDIYAGSNFGDSRAKSIETLLPSDVAALNRMYYIDSATPVVGRSMLVRYRNIDVDAQLNGVSNRYFQVRNIQLAAGITFNEQDARRQAQVVVLDHNTAQRLFGPGVNPLGKVILIGNLPCTVIGVTSDHKNLFIAGNTLNIWMPYETAAGRVLGQRHLDSISVRVKDGMPSKQVEEEIKALMLQRHGTKDFFTNNLDSVMQTVQKTSRSLTLLLSLIAVISLVVGGIGVMNIMLVSVTERTREIGIRMAVGARQSDIRQQFLVEAVMVCLIGGVIGIALSYGIGYLFTLFVKQWEMVFSPASIVTAFACSTLIGVLFGFVPARNAARLDPIEALARD
- the macA gene encoding macrolide transporter subunit MacA; translated protein: MNKSKLRKVGLGTALVLVAGAVLYAIEAPAKPPTYITARVERSDIENAVLATGVLEGIKQVDVGAQVSGQMKSLKVKLGDKVKKGQWLAEIDPLVLRNTLRQAEVDEEKLQADRLSARAQMKQAKRLYDRYKELQTDQSISRQDFENAESDYEVQQANVSALDAQIKSAQVQIDTAKVNLGYTRIVAPIDGDVVGIVTQEGQTVIAQQLAPVLLKLADLDTMTIKAQVSEADVIHISTGQEVYFTILGEEKRYYATLRGTEPAPQDYLETEGSGSSSKQNSAVFYNALFEVPNLDHRLRISMTAQVRIVLDTAKNALSMPVAALGNRDAEGVYTVRVLDKSGFAQERKVQTGINNNVQVEIKNGLAEGDQVVIADPSATVAGS